The following proteins are encoded in a genomic region of Dyadobacter sp. UC 10:
- a CDS encoding HesB/IscA family protein — MESPIQLTEDAKLEIRSTLEANKIPDTYGLRVGLKGGACSGTFLLGFDTVTDFDQTYLVEGIKVIIDKRHLMYVIGVSVDYEEGANGSGYTVSAAEKKLE, encoded by the coding sequence ATGGAAAGTCCTATCCAACTAACGGAAGATGCTAAGCTGGAAATAAGATCGACGCTGGAAGCGAACAAAATCCCCGACACATATGGATTGCGGGTTGGATTGAAAGGCGGGGCATGCAGCGGTACCTTTCTGCTCGGCTTCGATACAGTGACCGATTTTGACCAGACTTATCTGGTTGAAGGGATTAAAGTGATCATAGACAAGCGTCACCTGATGTATGTGATCGGGGTGTCGGTCGACTACGAAGAAGGTGCGAACGGCAGCGGTTATACGGTTTCC
- a CDS encoding DUF7935 family protein produces MEYQMILIVLLLGAIITFGMYLTITTVADKIFQKQKFDIKGKNIEITLPLRLQAYERMCLFLERITPSNLLLRLVPSAMSALELQQILLQEIRDEYNHNVAQQLYMSSNAWEQITNAMNETVAVINQAASEVPVEAPPSDLAKKIFSQVIEKEVQPASHALKVLKEEIRMVF; encoded by the coding sequence ATGGAATACCAAATGATACTGATCGTGCTGCTTTTGGGAGCGATCATCACCTTCGGGATGTACCTGACAATTACTACCGTAGCAGATAAAATTTTTCAAAAACAAAAGTTCGATATCAAAGGCAAGAATATTGAAATCACGCTTCCGCTTCGTTTACAGGCCTATGAGCGCATGTGCCTTTTTCTGGAACGCATCACACCCAGCAATTTGTTGCTTCGGCTGGTACCGTCGGCCATGAGCGCACTGGAACTACAGCAGATCCTGTTACAAGAGATCCGGGATGAATACAACCATAATGTGGCACAGCAACTTTACATGAGTAGTAACGCGTGGGAGCAAATTACGAATGCTATGAACGAAACTGTGGCTGTGATCAATCAGGCAGCAAGTGAAGTACCAGTTGAAGCCCCGCCTTCGGACCTTGCCAAAAAGATCTTCTCGCAGGTAATAGAAAAAGAAGTACAACCCGCCTCTCACGCGTTGAAGGTGTTGAAAGAGGAGATCAGGATGGTTTTTTGA
- a CDS encoding endonuclease MutS2 translates to MLYPHTLEQKLGFDKLRERLKEACISSLGQAFVEKIKFSENFTLVEKLVSQTAEMQRVLETGENFPSQNYIDATPYLKRAAIEGMLLTQPEFSDLKASLQTIKLCIKFFENQEPDSYPILGEYSKTIRIDKAITDAIDRIIDERGQIRDSASPELSKIRKRLISEQAGIRKKLDTILKSARSSGWIGDDVSLTVRNGRMVIPVAAEHKRKLKGFIHDESATGQTVFIEPTDVFESNNEIRELEYEERREINRILLELTSQLRPFVPDLQKAYNFLGLMDFLRAKAKLAAEMGAINPPFSNRQFIDWRNARHPLLHLSFQKQGKKVVPLNIELNEKQRILIVSGPNAGGKSVSLKTVGLIQYMFQCGLLVPVEEGSSMGFFQNIFIDIGDEQSLENDLSTYSSHLTNMRHFLTVSNRRTLFLIDEFGTGTEPGLGGAIAESILENLVKSGAYGVINTHYTNLKVLADKTDGLVNGAMRFDGEHLEPLYQLEIGRPGSSFAFEIASKIGLPEAVVNRAKEKLGKQQVNFEKLLKELDIERRVFAEKNIEVGIKERKLAKQLSDYTALKEHLENNEKKIVNEAKQKAKSLLSDANQLIENTIREIKENKAEKEKTKTVRTALETFGKKNLALETVTETAPAEEVYEPETGDIVPGSYVRILGQTAIGEVLAIRGKDVEIRIGDLKSTVKLSRLEKVSNKTYKAATGEKKVKTAAKGVDLNERMLNFSFNLDMRGKRGEEALGLVDQFMDNAIMLGYDELRIVHGKGDGILRTLVRNHLRGYSQVREMQDEHPDRGGAGVTIVKLK, encoded by the coding sequence ATGCTCTACCCCCATACATTAGAACAAAAATTAGGTTTTGACAAACTCAGGGAGCGGCTCAAAGAGGCCTGTATCAGCTCTTTGGGGCAGGCTTTTGTTGAGAAGATAAAGTTTTCCGAAAATTTTACGCTGGTTGAAAAGCTGGTTAGTCAGACTGCCGAAATGCAGCGGGTTCTTGAAACAGGCGAAAATTTTCCTTCCCAAAATTACATCGATGCAACACCCTATTTAAAGCGGGCAGCTATCGAGGGAATGCTTCTGACCCAGCCAGAATTTTCTGACCTGAAGGCATCTCTGCAAACCATTAAACTGTGTATTAAATTTTTCGAAAACCAGGAACCAGACTCCTATCCTATTCTTGGTGAATATTCGAAAACGATCAGAATAGATAAAGCGATTACCGACGCGATCGACCGCATTATTGACGAGCGCGGGCAAATAAGGGATTCGGCGTCGCCGGAACTGTCGAAAATCCGCAAAAGGCTGATTTCAGAGCAGGCGGGTATTCGTAAAAAGCTGGATACGATATTAAAATCTGCGCGAAGCAGCGGCTGGATAGGCGACGATGTTTCGCTCACTGTCAGGAATGGCCGAATGGTAATTCCTGTCGCAGCCGAGCATAAACGCAAGCTGAAAGGTTTCATCCACGACGAATCCGCAACCGGGCAAACCGTTTTCATCGAACCTACCGACGTTTTTGAATCCAATAACGAAATCCGCGAGCTGGAATACGAGGAAAGGCGCGAGATCAACAGGATATTGCTGGAACTGACAAGTCAGCTTCGTCCTTTCGTACCCGACTTACAAAAAGCCTACAATTTTCTCGGACTGATGGATTTTCTTCGCGCAAAGGCCAAACTGGCTGCTGAAATGGGCGCGATCAATCCGCCTTTCTCAAACCGTCAATTTATCGACTGGCGTAATGCGAGGCACCCGCTTCTGCATTTATCTTTTCAAAAACAGGGCAAAAAAGTGGTCCCGCTGAATATCGAACTGAATGAAAAACAGCGGATACTTATCGTTTCGGGGCCAAATGCCGGCGGAAAATCGGTGTCGCTTAAAACAGTGGGGCTAATCCAGTATATGTTTCAATGCGGGCTGCTGGTGCCGGTGGAGGAAGGTTCTTCCATGGGTTTTTTTCAAAATATATTTATTGATATCGGCGACGAGCAGTCACTCGAAAATGACCTGAGTACATACAGCTCCCACCTGACCAATATGCGGCATTTCCTTACTGTGTCGAACCGGCGAACATTGTTCCTGATTGATGAGTTCGGGACTGGAACAGAGCCGGGACTTGGCGGGGCAATTGCGGAATCTATATTGGAAAACCTTGTGAAATCGGGCGCTTATGGTGTGATTAATACGCATTACACCAACCTGAAAGTACTCGCCGACAAGACCGACGGACTGGTAAATGGCGCCATGCGATTTGACGGCGAGCATTTGGAACCACTCTACCAGCTGGAAATCGGCCGGCCCGGCAGCTCCTTTGCATTTGAAATCGCGTCGAAAATCGGCTTGCCGGAGGCGGTAGTGAACCGGGCAAAAGAAAAGCTCGGAAAGCAGCAGGTTAATTTCGAGAAGCTTTTGAAAGAGCTTGATATCGAGCGACGTGTTTTCGCAGAAAAGAATATCGAAGTGGGTATTAAAGAAAGAAAACTGGCCAAGCAGCTATCCGATTATACTGCTTTAAAAGAGCATCTTGAAAATAACGAGAAGAAAATTGTTAATGAAGCAAAGCAAAAAGCGAAGAGCCTGCTTTCGGATGCAAATCAGCTGATTGAAAATACAATACGTGAGATTAAAGAGAACAAGGCCGAGAAGGAAAAAACCAAAACGGTCAGGACTGCGCTGGAAACTTTTGGAAAGAAAAATCTGGCACTGGAAACAGTAACCGAGACTGCCCCAGCCGAAGAAGTGTACGAACCCGAAACTGGCGACATTGTACCCGGAAGCTACGTTCGGATTCTTGGACAGACTGCTATTGGTGAAGTTCTTGCGATAAGGGGAAAAGATGTGGAAATACGCATTGGAGATCTGAAATCAACGGTCAAACTGAGCCGGCTTGAGAAAGTTTCCAACAAAACCTACAAAGCTGCGACAGGAGAGAAAAAGGTTAAAACAGCTGCAAAAGGAGTTGACTTGAACGAGCGAATGCTCAATTTCAGCTTCAATCTCGATATGCGCGGTAAGCGCGGCGAAGAAGCGCTGGGACTTGTTGATCAGTTTATGGACAATGCAATTATGCTCGGTTACGATGAGCTGAGAATTGTCCACGGAAAAGGCGACGGCATTCTCAGAACGCTGGTCAGGAATCACCTCAGAGGTTATTCCCAGGTCAGGGAAATGCAGGATGAGCATCCCGACCGCGGCGGTGCGGGTGTTACGATTGTGAAGTTAAAATAG
- a CDS encoding MFS transporter, whose amino-acid sequence MTQTVNANRLFNASCLAIITTAFSFSIRAGILPQLGSEFNLTAEQLGFINSMFFFGFPISMIIGGIVYHSVGPKIIMQVAVVAHTLGILLTIYAGGYMGLLISTFFIGFGNGCTEAACNPMIADMYSSNKLNKMLGRFHMWFPGGIVLGSLISKFMTDGGFSWQAQIWVLMLPTIVYAFLFFGQAFPRPKVEGVTSLAKNFQAMLTPLYIFIFCCMALTAITEFGPNQWVNVVLSSSGADPMLVLALTFGVMTIGRLFTGPVVDMFGQTGILLFGAVLAAIGIYMFSTVTGPVAYFAAVIFGLGVCFNWPTVIGFVAQRVPLSGALGMSIIGGVGMLSTSIFQPFIGGWIDSAHAEYSAQGLTGSALELAAGQDTLSTMLTFPIILIVAFAVLWFWAGNPKPGASEDIKVAEQPQL is encoded by the coding sequence ATGACTCAAACAGTTAATGCCAACAGGCTTTTTAACGCCAGTTGTCTAGCGATCATTACGACGGCTTTTTCCTTTAGTATCAGGGCGGGTATTCTTCCTCAGCTGGGATCGGAGTTTAACCTGACTGCCGAGCAGCTGGGTTTTATCAATTCCATGTTCTTCTTTGGTTTCCCGATTTCGATGATAATCGGGGGGATCGTATACCATTCTGTCGGTCCTAAAATCATCATGCAGGTTGCGGTGGTAGCGCATACGCTCGGCATCCTGCTTACGATTTATGCCGGCGGCTACATGGGCTTGCTGATTTCCACATTCTTCATCGGTTTTGGTAATGGATGTACCGAAGCAGCATGTAACCCGATGATTGCGGATATGTACAGCAGCAATAAGCTGAACAAAATGCTGGGCCGGTTTCACATGTGGTTCCCGGGCGGGATTGTATTGGGTAGCTTGATTTCAAAATTCATGACCGACGGCGGCTTCTCCTGGCAGGCACAGATCTGGGTATTAATGCTTCCAACGATCGTTTACGCATTCCTTTTCTTTGGTCAGGCTTTTCCAAGACCAAAAGTGGAAGGTGTTACTTCTCTTGCAAAAAATTTCCAGGCGATGCTTACGCCGCTTTATATCTTCATATTCTGCTGCATGGCACTTACTGCGATTACGGAATTCGGTCCAAACCAGTGGGTTAATGTAGTTTTAAGCAGCAGTGGTGCAGATCCGATGCTGGTACTGGCATTGACTTTCGGTGTGATGACGATCGGAAGACTCTTCACAGGTCCGGTAGTGGATATGTTTGGTCAAACCGGTATTTTACTTTTCGGTGCGGTTCTGGCAGCTATTGGCATCTACATGTTTAGTACTGTAACTGGCCCTGTCGCTTATTTCGCGGCTGTGATATTCGGTCTGGGTGTATGTTTCAACTGGCCAACGGTAATCGGTTTTGTAGCACAACGCGTTCCGTTGAGCGGTGCCTTGGGTATGTCGATTATTGGTGGGGTGGGAATGCTTTCAACTTCTATTTTTCAGCCTTTCATTGGCGGTTGGATCGATTCAGCCCACGCTGAGTATTCGGCCCAAGGCTTAACCGGTTCTGCACTTGAACTCGCGGCAGGACAAGATACACTTTCCACCATGCTGACTTTTCCGATTATTTTGATCGTCGCATTCGCAGTATTGTGGTTCTGGGCTGGAAATCCTAAGCCAGGAGCGAGTGAGGACATTAAAGTGGCTGAACAGCCGCAGTTATAA
- a CDS encoding Gfo/Idh/MocA family protein, which produces MGMVGGSLDAFIGGVHRRAAIMDGEIELVCGAFSSDPAKSKETGRALYLPENRVYNDFEEMIAKEKQLPEGDRMDFVAIVTPNHVHHAPTKLALENGFHVVCDKPITLNTEEAEEIVALVEKTGLIFCLTHNYTGYPMVKEARQMIASGAIGQVRKVIVEYPQGWLATLVEVTGNKQAAWRTDPKRSGAAGGLGDIGTHAENLAEYITGLKITQICADLTIFVEGRLLDDDAHILLRFDNGAKGILQNSQIANGEENDLNIRVYGETGGLQWKQMNPNTLIHKTNQGVRIIRTGVGNLSKAAQVHTRIPAGHPEGYFEAFANLYRNFAIHLRAYWEGRKADPVYDFPSAQDGLRGMKFIDAVIASDKTETKWTNF; this is translated from the coding sequence ATGGGCATGGTAGGTGGTTCCCTGGACGCATTTATTGGCGGGGTTCATCGTCGTGCAGCGATCATGGATGGAGAAATTGAACTTGTTTGCGGCGCTTTCAGCTCAGATCCGGCGAAGTCGAAAGAGACAGGAAGAGCATTATATCTGCCTGAAAACCGGGTTTATAATGATTTCGAGGAAATGATAGCCAAGGAAAAGCAGCTGCCGGAAGGTGATCGGATGGATTTTGTGGCAATAGTAACACCAAACCACGTTCACCACGCCCCGACCAAACTTGCACTTGAAAATGGTTTCCACGTCGTTTGCGACAAACCTATTACTTTAAATACCGAAGAGGCAGAAGAAATAGTAGCATTGGTGGAAAAAACCGGGCTGATTTTCTGCCTTACCCATAATTACACCGGCTACCCGATGGTGAAGGAAGCACGTCAAATGATCGCCTCGGGTGCGATCGGCCAAGTCCGTAAGGTAATCGTTGAATATCCGCAAGGCTGGCTTGCCACGCTCGTTGAAGTAACCGGTAACAAACAGGCTGCCTGGCGCACCGACCCAAAGCGCTCAGGTGCCGCAGGCGGACTAGGCGATATCGGCACGCACGCCGAAAACCTTGCAGAGTACATTACCGGCCTGAAAATCACCCAAATATGCGCCGATCTGACCATTTTCGTAGAAGGGCGCCTGCTGGATGACGACGCACATATCCTGTTACGGTTTGACAACGGTGCCAAAGGTATCCTGCAAAACAGCCAGATCGCGAACGGAGAGGAAAACGACCTTAATATCCGCGTTTACGGCGAAACGGGCGGATTGCAATGGAAACAGATGAATCCCAATACATTGATACACAAGACCAATCAGGGTGTTCGCATCATCCGCACCGGGGTTGGTAACCTTTCCAAAGCAGCACAGGTCCACACGCGTATTCCCGCAGGGCACCCGGAGGGATATTTTGAGGCTTTTGCTAATCTTTATCGCAACTTCGCGATCCACCTGAGAGCCTACTGGGAAGGCCGCAAGGCTGATCCTGTTTACGACTTCCCGTCGGCTCAGGACGGCCTGAGAGGTATGAAGTTCATTGATGCCGTCATCGCCTCGGACAAAACGGAAACGAAATGGACTAATTTCTGA
- a CDS encoding Gfo/Idh/MocA family protein, producing MNKIKVGVVGTGFIGPAHIEALRRLPNVEVAALCEVTPELARDKADALGIARSYTFDELLKQDDIQAIHICTPNFLHYSQSKAALLAGKHVICEKPLAKDLAEAEELVALAAQTGLVNAVHFNLRYYPLARQMKSMREKGELGEIYSFIGSYLQDWLFYETDYNWRLEPDKSGDSRAIADIGSHLMDVLEYITGLKTVAVMADFNTIHKTRKKPLKPVETYSGKMLQPEDYADVPINTEDHANVLLRFDNGNKGVITVSQVSAGRKNRMSLEISGSKKTFSWTSESPNEMWIGNRDKSNEILMRDPSLVNEDVRSTITFPGGHNEGFPDTSKQMFKEVYAAIAAGKQPEKPTFPTFADGYRELLICEKILESNRAQAWVTI from the coding sequence ATGAATAAAATTAAAGTCGGCGTTGTCGGCACAGGTTTTATCGGCCCCGCGCACATTGAAGCGCTGAGACGCCTTCCTAATGTTGAAGTAGCAGCACTTTGCGAAGTAACCCCAGAACTAGCGAGAGACAAAGCCGATGCGCTTGGAATCGCCCGCTCCTATACCTTCGACGAGCTTCTTAAACAAGACGACATTCAGGCTATTCACATTTGTACGCCGAATTTCCTTCATTACTCACAATCGAAAGCGGCATTGCTGGCTGGAAAACACGTAATTTGTGAAAAACCGCTGGCAAAAGACCTGGCGGAAGCGGAAGAGCTGGTTGCACTGGCAGCGCAAACCGGGCTGGTCAATGCGGTGCATTTTAACCTGCGTTACTATCCTCTGGCGCGTCAGATGAAATCGATGCGTGAAAAAGGCGAACTGGGAGAGATCTATTCTTTCATCGGTTCTTACCTGCAGGACTGGCTTTTCTACGAAACTGACTATAACTGGCGTCTGGAGCCGGATAAGTCCGGTGATTCCCGTGCGATCGCCGATATCGGGTCGCACTTAATGGATGTCCTGGAATACATTACCGGCCTGAAAACGGTAGCGGTCATGGCGGATTTCAATACCATTCATAAAACACGTAAGAAGCCGCTGAAACCAGTTGAAACTTATTCTGGAAAGATGCTTCAACCTGAGGATTATGCAGATGTACCTATTAATACAGAAGATCATGCCAACGTTTTGTTGCGCTTTGATAATGGAAACAAAGGAGTGATCACTGTTTCTCAGGTGTCGGCCGGTCGTAAAAACCGCATGTCGCTGGAAATTTCGGGCTCGAAAAAAACTTTCAGCTGGACTTCGGAATCGCCTAACGAAATGTGGATCGGTAACCGGGACAAGAGCAACGAGATTCTGATGCGTGACCCTTCGCTGGTAAACGAGGACGTTCGCTCGACAATCACCTTCCCCGGCGGCCACAACGAAGGCTTCCCGGACACTTCCAAACAAATGTTCAAAGAAGTGTACGCCGCGATCGCAGCAGGTAAACAGCCCGAAAAACCAACATTCCCAACTTTCGCAGATGGGTATCGCGAGTTGTTGATTTGTGAGAAGATACTTGAAAGTAACAGAGCGCAGGCTTGGGTAACGATTTAA
- a CDS encoding four helix bundle protein encodes MEGTEKNQFVALLQGRTKSFVLRSIKVFKALPSTEEARIIGKQFLRSSSSVGANYRAVCRSRSQNEFFSKLSVTIEEADESLFWLEIIAESGILPIEKLNPLMSEAEELVKILSKARKNTK; translated from the coding sequence ATGGAAGGAACTGAGAAGAACCAATTTGTTGCTTTATTGCAAGGTCGCACTAAGAGTTTTGTATTAAGAAGCATCAAAGTGTTCAAAGCCTTACCCTCAACTGAGGAGGCGCGAATTATTGGTAAACAATTTCTCAGATCTTCGTCGTCAGTTGGAGCTAACTATCGGGCTGTTTGCAGATCCAGGAGTCAAAACGAGTTTTTCTCAAAGCTGAGTGTGACAATTGAGGAAGCAGATGAATCTCTTTTTTGGTTGGAAATAATTGCCGAGTCAGGCATTCTTCCGATTGAAAAACTAAATCCATTAATGTCAGAAGCAGAAGAACTGGTTAAAATTCTTTCCAAAGCACGCAAAAACACCAAATAA
- a CDS encoding sugar phosphate isomerase/epimerase family protein — translation MKTIKGPGIFLAQFLGDEAPFNTLDSIADYMAGLGYKGLQLPTWDPRVIDVKQCAESQTYADELKGKLKDKGLEITELASHIIGQLVASHPVYDEMYDGFAVPEVRNNPKARAEWATEHLKLVAKASQKLGLKASATFSGALAWPFLYPWPQRPAGLVETAFKELATRWKPILDVYDENGVDVAYELHPGEDVFDGSTFEMFVDYLGGHTRANINYDPSHFVLQQLDYLQFIDLYHDRIKAFHVKDAEFNPTGKQGVYSGFAGWADRAGRFRSLGDGQVDFGSIFSKLSQYNYDSWAVLEWECCIKSPVQGAAEGAPFIESHIIEVTTKAFDDFAGTGADEAFNRKVLGL, via the coding sequence ATGAAAACAATAAAAGGACCCGGAATATTCCTTGCCCAGTTTTTAGGCGATGAAGCTCCGTTTAATACACTGGATTCAATTGCAGATTACATGGCGGGATTGGGCTACAAAGGTCTCCAACTTCCTACCTGGGATCCGCGGGTTATTGATGTAAAGCAATGTGCCGAGTCGCAGACTTATGCCGATGAACTGAAAGGCAAATTGAAAGATAAAGGCCTGGAAATTACCGAACTGGCTTCGCATATTATCGGTCAGCTGGTTGCATCGCACCCTGTTTACGACGAAATGTACGATGGTTTCGCAGTTCCGGAAGTTCGCAACAACCCGAAGGCACGTGCTGAATGGGCTACCGAGCATTTGAAATTGGTGGCAAAAGCAAGCCAGAAACTGGGCTTGAAGGCGAGCGCAACCTTCTCCGGTGCATTGGCTTGGCCATTTTTATATCCCTGGCCGCAGCGCCCCGCGGGACTGGTTGAAACTGCTTTTAAAGAACTGGCAACCAGATGGAAGCCAATTCTGGATGTTTATGACGAGAATGGCGTGGATGTTGCTTACGAGCTGCACCCGGGTGAAGATGTTTTCGACGGAAGTACTTTCGAGATGTTTGTCGATTACCTTGGCGGTCATACCCGCGCAAATATCAACTACGATCCAAGTCACTTTGTGTTGCAGCAGCTTGATTATCTGCAATTTATAGATCTGTACCATGACCGGATCAAGGCATTCCACGTGAAAGACGCGGAATTCAACCCGACTGGAAAGCAGGGTGTGTACAGCGGATTTGCAGGCTGGGCAGACAGGGCCGGCCGCTTCCGTTCGCTCGGCGATGGACAGGTTGATTTTGGAAGCATCTTCTCAAAACTCTCTCAATATAACTACGATAGCTGGGCGGTTCTGGAATGGGAATGCTGCATTAAGTCCCCTGTACAAGGTGCTGCGGAAGGTGCGCCATTTATCGAAAGCCACATTATTGAGGTTACTACGAAAGCATTTGACGACTTTGCAGGAACAGGAGCTGACGAGGCTTTTAACCGCAAAGTTTTAGGGCTGTAA